The region CGGTGACGTACATGCCTTCTTTTGGCGACTGATACTTGAGCTCTGCCAGGGTCACGGTCAGCTGCGGGGCGTTGTAGGCGTTCGGCGTAGGGGTGAAGCCCAGCAGGCGTACTGCCGCTTCTGCCTGAGCTTGCAGCTTGGGCAGGATATCGTTGCCGGTAACCGTAATAGCGCTAGTTTCAGGGTACAGGCCACCGCGGGTGCCCAGGGTTTGCGACGCACGACCATCGACCACCTTGACCACGACCGGCTGGCCATGGCCTACCGGCGCGAGCTGGGCGGTGAGTTTTGGTTGCGGGCTGAGTTGTTGCGGGCTGTGGGCACAACCGACCAGGGTCAGACTGGTCACCGCGATCAAACCGAACAACAAACGTTGCAACATGCTCATCTCTCCAGAATAGGCAGCAAAGGCCGCCAGTATACTCAGCGCAGCGCGGCCCAGCCATCGCTGTGCCATTAGCGAATGAGACAGGCAAGCGCGGCGCCGGTTCGTTGTCACAATCGTTTAATGACCCCACCGGTATGCTGGCGCCAAGAACACTTGAAGAGGTAGACCGCCATGTCCAACTTCTGGACTTCACTGCTGACCCGCCGCCCCATGCGCAACTTCGCGCGCCTGGATGCTCAGGGTATTTGCCTGGCGTTCAAGCAGTGCGCCGATCAGCCTGCTGTCGGCAATTGGGTGCAAATCAACGAAATCTGCCTGACCTGGCTCAATCGCCCGCTGCCCTCTAGCGCAAGGGTTTGCGCGCGCCCTGGCGGCAACTGGATCCAGCGCAGCCTGGCCGCCTGAGCCGTGCATCAATAAAAGTCGCTAATAAAGATCATTTCTGCCCGAGACATCGTTATAATCTCCCCCCGATTATAAGGACGTCTCCTGATCGGGCCTCGCAGCACCGCCAATGTTCACCATTCGGCATCCTCCGCACCGCCCACAGAGAGCCTTCCACACAGGTCTTGCACCAGCCAGTGCCAGCATCATTCGGCCCTCTGCTCTGCCTGAACCTGCCGGGTCTGCCATCGCGCAGCCCTTTTTGAGGTTCACGACTCCAAAAGAGCGTGAAAAAACGGGTTTTCACAACTTCACGAGAGTGTGGCGAGCAATGAACAGTCTGGCATGTGCAAAAGCACCGAAAGTGTCCCTAGCAGCCCTGAACAGCTGGCAACAGCTCTCTTCCAGGATGAGAGCCTGAGGCCGGTCCATAACGCACGACGGACACCTTGACCATAAGTCGAATTGCCGCATCGGTCTTAAAATGCGTTCATAAGCAACGTAAAGCCCGTTTGGCGGTGTCCGCTGAAGTTGCAAAAACTGCGAAGAATCGGACATGGCGATCCTGGCTAGGCCAGTGATCCTATGCTGTCAATTTGGTGCTGTAGATTTTGGAGACGCGTTAAATGGCGCAGAACGAAGCAGTCGATGTGGTATTGGTAGGGGCAGGCATCATGAGTGCCACCCTGGCCGTACTGCTAAAGGAACTCGACCCGGCCATCAAGCTGGAAGTCGTCGAGTTGATGGATTCGGGTGCCGCGGAAAGTTCCAACCCGTGGAACAACGCCGGGACCGGCCATGCCGGGCTGTGTGAACTGAACTACACGCCGCAGGCCGCCGACGGCAGCATCGACATCAAGAAAGCGGTGCTCATCAACACTCAGTTCGAAGTGTCCCGGCAGTTCTGGGCCTACCTGAGCAAGAAAGGCGCGTTCAGCTCTCCACGGGCGTTCATCAACCCGGTTCCACACCTGAGCTACGTCGAAGGTGAAAAAGGCGTCGATTTCCTCAAGAAGCGCTTCGAGCTGCTCAAGCAGCACCATGCCTTCGCCGAGATGGAATACACCGAAGACAAATCGGTCATGAACGATTGGATGCCGCTGATGATGCCGGGTCGCCCTGCCGACCAGACAATCGCCGCCACCCGTGTCATGAAAGGTACCGATATCAACTTCGGCGCCCTGACCAACAAACTGCTCAAGCACCTGGCAAGCACGCCGGATGCCCAGGTCAAGTACTGCAAGCGCGTGACTGGCCTGCGCCGTAACGGCAGCGGCTGGACCGTCAGCATCAAGGACGTGAACAGCGGCAGCAGCCGTGAAGTGGATGCTCGCTTCGTATTCCTCGGCGCCGGTGGTGCTGCACTGCCATTGCTGCAGCAGTCGGGCATTGAAGAGAGCAAGGGCTTCGGTGGCTTCCCGGTCAGCGGTCAGTGGCTGCGTTGCGACAACCCGGAAGTGGTCAAGAAGCACCAGGCCAAGGTCTATAGCCAGGCCGCTGTTGGCTCGCCACCGATGTCGGTACCACACCTGGATACCCGTGTCGTCGACGGCAAGACTTCGCTGCTGTTCGGCCCTTATGCCGGGTTTACCACCAAGTTTCTCAAGCACGGCTCGTTCCTCGACCTGCCGCTGTCGGTGCGCATGGGCAACATCGGCCCGATGCTCGCCGTGGCCCGCGACAACATGGACCTGACCAAATACCTGGTCAGCGAAGTGATGCAGTCGATGGAGCAACGCCTTGACTCCCTGCGCCGCTTCTACCCAGAAGCGAAAGCCGAAGACTGGCGCCTGGAAGTGGCAGGGCAGCGCGTGCAGATCATCAAGAAAGACCCGAAAAAAGGCGGCGTGCTGCAGTTTGGTACAGAACTGGTATCAGCCAAGGACGGTACCTTGGCCGCGCTGCTGGGGGCTTCCCCAGGTGCATCGGTGACCGTATCGATCATGCTTGACCTGATCGAGCGCTGCTTCCCCGAGCAGACCAAGGGTGCCTGGGCCGCCAAGCTCAAGGAAATTTTCCCGGCCCGGGAAAAAGTCCTGGCTACCGACGCTGCCCTGTATCACAAGATCAGCGTGCAAAACGACGAAGCCCTGGGCCTGGTCGAAAACAGCCCGGCGCAGCATTACGCGTAACGCACCGGCAATAAAAAACGCCCTTCGGGGCGTTTTTTTATGCACGCACGTTAATCAGCTGCGTGCCTTGTCGATGATTTCGATGTAGTCAGCGGCGTTGCGCTGATCCTTGATCACG is a window of Pseudomonas sp. DG56-2 DNA encoding:
- a CDS encoding YajG family lipoprotein yields the protein MLQRLLFGLIAVTSLTLVGCAHSPQQLSPQPKLTAQLAPVGHGQPVVVKVVDGRASQTLGTRGGLYPETSAITVTGNDILPKLQAQAEAAVRLLGFTPTPNAYNAPQLTVTLAELKYQSPKEGMYVTEATIGATFKADVANANRRYSGRYGASLDQRFGMAPNQETNTKLVGDVLSDALTRLFKDQAIGQILGE
- the mqo gene encoding malate dehydrogenase (quinone), with protein sequence MAQNEAVDVVLVGAGIMSATLAVLLKELDPAIKLEVVELMDSGAAESSNPWNNAGTGHAGLCELNYTPQAADGSIDIKKAVLINTQFEVSRQFWAYLSKKGAFSSPRAFINPVPHLSYVEGEKGVDFLKKRFELLKQHHAFAEMEYTEDKSVMNDWMPLMMPGRPADQTIAATRVMKGTDINFGALTNKLLKHLASTPDAQVKYCKRVTGLRRNGSGWTVSIKDVNSGSSREVDARFVFLGAGGAALPLLQQSGIEESKGFGGFPVSGQWLRCDNPEVVKKHQAKVYSQAAVGSPPMSVPHLDTRVVDGKTSLLFGPYAGFTTKFLKHGSFLDLPLSVRMGNIGPMLAVARDNMDLTKYLVSEVMQSMEQRLDSLRRFYPEAKAEDWRLEVAGQRVQIIKKDPKKGGVLQFGTELVSAKDGTLAALLGASPGASVTVSIMLDLIERCFPEQTKGAWAAKLKEIFPAREKVLATDAALYHKISVQNDEALGLVENSPAQHYA